TCGCTCATCAACCGCGACCACGCGTTGATCTACTCGGGCGCCGACCTGCGCATCGGCGGCGCGCTGGATGCCGCCGGCCGCGCCATCGGCCAGGCCGGTTCGCTGCTGAACGCCTCCGCCACCATTGAAGCGGCAGGCAATGCCGACATCTCGGCCGCGTCCATCCGCAATCAGAACGACCGCTACACCAGCGAAACGGTGCAGGTGTCCAGCACGTCCAAGGTGTACTTCACCCCGGCCGGCACCACCGACATGTACGACGCCGAGACCAATTGGCTGTGCGACGAAGTGACGCCGATGTGCAGCAAGGATCCGGCCTGGCTGGACGACGATCCCGAACGCATGTTCCTGCTGCCGTCCACCAAGTATCCGGCGTCGCGGTATGGGCCGCCGTTTGATTACGCGCCTAGCAAGAAGGGCAGGGGTGGCGAGACGTCGCCTATCACGCCGACCTATACCCCGCGTGACGTCGGCTGCAGCGGCGGCGACGCGGCCGATCTTTGCTGGGACACGCCGGAGAAGTTCCTCTACGGTTCCGGAGAGCGTATCTGGGCTGTCTTCGGTGTCACGCCACCGTCCGGCCCGATGCCGGTCTGGGTGCCGCCGCTCTACGACAACTGCGCGATCATCGATGGCTGCGCCGCCGAGAACGCGCGCCGCAAGGCCTACGAAGACGCCTACGCCGCGTACAAGGCGCCGCACATGGAGTTGGAAGCGCGCATCCGCGAGTTCAACGCCGACTTCAACAACCGCCTGGTGGGCACCTTCACCTACTACCGGGTGCAAGAGACGGTCACCGAAACCCGCACCCTGTCCTCCGACCCCGGCAAGATCCTGTCGGGCGGGGCCATGATGCTCACCGGCGCCGTCACCAACGACAAGAGCCAGATCGCCGCAGGCGGCACGCTCTCGGTAAACGGTCCCGCCATCAACAACATCGGCGCGGGCGGCGAGCGCACCATCACGCGCACAGGGACCATGACCGTCACCCAGGCGCGTTCGCGTGATCGCAAGGAATATTCCAGCGCTTACAACGCAACCCTGGCCGGCCAGCCCATCGAACTGCCGGTCGGCACGTCCGGCGGCAATGTCGCCGTCCAGCTCAACGGTTCCAAGCCCGGCGCCAGCAATGGCGGCGTCGCGCCCGGACCGGTGCTGGTCGCCAGCGTCGGCCTGCCCGGCGGCACGGTGGTGCGCACCGTCTCCAATCCTGCCGGTATTCCGGACAGCCAGCTCTACACCGTCAACGGCAGGCCGGACGCGCCTTACGTCGTCGCCACCGATCCGCGTTTCGTCGGCCAGCGTCCAACCGTCTCCAGCGACTACCTGCTGGACCTGCTGAGCCAGCCGGGCGCGCTGCCCGGCACCACCATCGGCAACGGCGCCGGCTCGGGCGGCGGCCTGGCAGGCCAACGCAACGACCAGCCCGGCGCGGCCGGCACGGTCAATGCGGGCGTCGGTGCGGGTTCGGTCTCGAACGCGGGCCAGGCCGGCGCCACGGTCGGCTCCAGCGGCGGCCTGGACGGCCAGCGCCTGGACGCGCAAGGCGTATCCGGCCCCGCCGGCGCCGCGTTCGGCGCGGGCGGCTCGCTCTCCGCCAGTGGCGCCACCGCCGCGGCCGACGGCCAGAACCTGTCCGGCGCGCGCCTGGGCAGCTGGGATTCCCTGGTGCCCGCAGGCGCCAAGTTCCTGACGCCTTCGGGCCAACCCAAGCGCCTGGGAGACGGCTTCTATGAACAGAAGCTCGTGTCCGACCAGATCCTTGCCACCACCGGCCAGCGCTTCCTCGACAAGTACAGCGACAACGACGGCCAGTACAAGGCCCTGCTCGCAGCCGGCGCGCAATTCGCCCGCGACAACGGCATCCAGCTCGGCGTCGCGCTGACCGAGGCGCAACAGCGCCAGCTCACCACCGACCTGGTCTGGCTGGTCGAACAGACCGTCACGCTGCCCGACGGCACCACCGAGACCGTGCTGGTCCCGCAGGTCTACCTGCTGGTGCGCGAAGGCGACCTGAAGGGCGACGGCACCCTCATGGCCGGCCGCAACGTCAAGCTGGAGGCCGAAGGCGACATCGTCAACAGCGGCACCATCGGCGCACGCGAAGCCACCGTCATGACCGCCGGCAACATCGTCAACCAGGGCGGCGGGCTGATCCAGGGTTCCACCGTCGACCTCGCCGCACGCGAGGATCTGACCAACCTGGTATCGCTGATCAAGGGCGACAACGTCGCCCTGAAGGCGGGGAACGACATCGCCCTGACGTCCACCGCAGCGTCCGAGAACTTCGGCAGCACCTGGGGCACGCACGTCAGCGGCGTGGCCCGTGTCGATGCCGGCAGCCTCAACATGCAGGCCGGCCGCGATATCACCCTGACCGCGGCGCAAGTCTCGGTCAAGGACGACGCGCGCCTGCAGGCTGGGCGCGACATCGCGCTGGAAACGCTTACGGAGAGCCATGGCGAATCGCTGGTCTTGAAGAAGAACAACCGCCACGACCTGAGCACCAGTTCGGAAGTCGGTTCGACCATCGCGGCGGGCGGCAACCTCACGCTGGTCGCGGGGCAGGACGTCAATGCGCGTGCGGCCGAAGTCACCGCAGGCAAGCAGCTGGCGGTGGGCGCGGGACGTGACATCAATCTGGTCGCAGGGGTGGAAACCGGCTCGGCCTACGACGAGGTCCGCTACAAGACCAAGAGCTTCCTGTCGTCCAAGACCACGCACACCATTACCTCCAGCGACTGGGAACAGGCCAAGGGGTCGACCTTTACCGGCGATACGGCGGTGTTGATGGCGGGGCGGGATTTGAATGTGGTGGGGTCGAATGTCATCGGCGACAACGAGGTCACGCTGATGGCGAATCGGGACATCAACATTGCCGCGGCGACCGAGTCGTACAAGGATTACCAGTACGAGAAGGTGACCAAGTCTGGCTTTGGCGGTGGTGGCGGCTTCAGCGTCGGCTATAGCAAGCAGCAACGAACCGACTGGATGAAGGGCGAAAGCGGAGGCTACTCCAGCAGCACTGTCGGCAGCGTGGGCGGCAATCTGACCATCGACGCCGGGCGCGACGTGGGGATCTTCGCCAGCAACGTACTGGCGCAGGACGGTGATATCTCGATCAGCGGCCGCAATGTGGCGATCGTCGCCGGCGTGGGTGAAGCCCGCCAGCACGAATACCACGAGTTCAAGCAGTCCGGAATCACGATAGGCGTGGCGGGCGGCGTGCTCGGTGCTGCCCAACAGATACACGGCACGCTCAAACAGGCAGACGACGCCAAGAGCAGCCGCCTGGCCGCGGTCAAGGTGGGCCAGGCCGCCTATCAGGCGGTGCAGGCCAATCGCATGCTGGAGGCGGCAGAAGGAGCCAACGCCACGGCAGCCGACAAGGAGAACGCCAGCGCCCAGATCCAGATCAGCATAGGCGCCAGCAAATCCGTCAGCGAAACGAAGCGCACGCAGGAATCGGTGTTCGGCTCTTCCGTCATGGGAGGCGGCAATGTCTCCATCGTGGCCCTGGGCGAGCGAGGCGTTCCAGGCTCGGGCAATCTGTCCATCATCGGAAGCGATGTCACTGGCAAGAACGTACTGCTGGGAGCCACGAACGATCTTTCGCTGTTGAGCCAGGCACAGAGTTCCACAGAGACCTCAACCAACAAGAACAGCGGCTGGAAGGTCGGTGTGGGCATCGGCGTGTCCGATAGCGGCAGTGGCGGAGGCATCAATATCTTCGCCAGCGGCTACATGGGCAGCGGCAACGCCAAGGGCAACGGCACGACGTACCGCGAAACCCAGATTAGCGCCCGCGACAACCTGACGCTGGCTTCGGGCCGCGACACGTTGCTGGAAGGCGCGCAGGCGCGCGCCGACAGCATCCGTGCAGACATCGGCAGGAATCTGACCATTGCCAGCCAGCAAGACACCGACCGCTACAACGCCAAGCAAAAGCAGGCCAACGCGGGTGGCAGCTTCAGCTTCGGTTCCATGACCGGCAGCGCCTACATCGGCGCCAGCACGGGCAAGACCAAGTCGAACTACGACAGCGTGATTGAGCAGTCCGGACTGTATGCGGGGTCGGGCGGCTTCGACGTCTCCGTGGGCAAACATACCCAACTCAACGGCGCGGTGATCGCCAGCGACGCCGATGCCGCGAAGAACAGGCTGTTGACGGAAACGTTGGGCTTTACCGATCTGAAGAACAAGGCCGACTACAAGTCCACCACCGTGGGCGTGAACCTGGGCATGTCAGGAGCCTTCGACGTTGCCAACAAGGGCGGCGCAAACAAGGCCGGTCCGTCAGGGTTCAGCTTCGGCCAAACCAGCGGCAGCGATTCCGGCACCACCTACGCTGCGATTGCTCCGGGGACGATTGAGGTGCGCTCGGACAAGGACAGCGGCCGGGATAGCACGGCGGGACTTAGCCGGGATACTGCCGGCGCGAACGGCAGCATCGGGCAGATCTTCGACAAGGACAAGGTCCGCGAGCAGTTGGAGTTCCAGCAAGCGTTCGGGCAGTTGGGGATGCAGCTTGCCGGGGATGCGCTGAAGACCCTAAAGGAGAAGGATCCGGATCTTTGGGGGGAAGGTAAGCCGGGCGCGATCGGGCTGCATGCTGCGGTGGCGGGGATAGCTGCAGCGTTGGGGGGAGGGAATGTAGCTGGGGCTGTAGCGGGCACGGTTGCTGGAGATCTCGCAACCAACTTGGTTAAGGAGCAGGTGGAACAAGCCGTTGCAGGCTTGTCAGGCGAAGCGCGAGAACAAGTTACCAGGGTGATTCTGAACGTCATCGGTAGTGCTGCTGGCGGGGCTGTTGGGGGGCTCAGCGGAGCAGGGGGAGCCTCCGTTGCGGACATGTACAACCGGCAATTGCATCCCGAAGAAAGGGCGGTCGCAAAAAAAATTGCCGATGCCATACGCGCGAAAGGTGGAGATGTTTCGCTTGAATATATTGAAGATCAAATGCGCCAGATGAGTTTCGTGATCGGAGGCACGACTTATCCTGGGGTACCTGATGTTCAGATTGGTGGTGTGACGCAAACTGACTCGGGAGCCGTATGGTCAAATGAGGCTGGCTCGGTTGTCTATGTTCAGAAAGCGGGAAAGGTGGATCCGGCTATTCAGGCATTCATAGCTGATTTCGTAAATAAAAGTGAAATTCCATATATGGCCCAGTATGTGCCTGCTCCGATTTTTCGTGATACTAGTCCACGAACAGGCTATATTCCAATTGATGATACTGTGGCTAGGTACTGCGCAACAGCCGAATGTGTAGCTGGTTTGACTCCGAACATGACTCAGCTGGGTCATGTTCAACAGGCGATTCGAGCTGCAGATAACGCCGCTTGGGTGTCGAGTATGGCCGGGAGAATCGCTGCTGCAGCAACTGCCGCGGGAAATGCCCCAGTTGCTGGTGCCGCCACCGCGATAGGTGCTGCAAGTAGTCTGTTCGAGCAAATGGTGAGGCCAAATTGGAAAAAATCTGTAAGTGATTCGACCGTTGATATGGTAGGCGCTTTTGCGTCAGATAGATATCCAGTGCTTGCGCCCGCTATTAATGAGCTTGCGGAGTTGGTAAAGAGCAATGGTTATTTGAATAGTGTTGGTAGGAGATAACATGAGTTTCTATGGCGTGATAATCGCGGAAGGAAATTTCAAGCGCTGGTTCCGAGGATTGTTAATTTGGGTCGGGGTTGTCTTGGCCCTGCTTGGATTGCGGTTTGATCTTTATTTTTTGGCCCTGATCGGCGTGGTTATTGGGGGCGTGGGTATGTATGCAGCGAAGGCCGCTATGGTTAATGTCAAGCCCTTCAGGGAAAAAGGGAAGTACTGAATTTTAAGGTTATTGCGTTCAGGGGCTCGAAAAGATGAGCGTCGGGTATTTTTTTGGTCGAGTAGAAAATCACGGAAAACGGGAGAAATTCTCGTGCGGGCTAAAATTGATCGCAATGACGGCTTCCATAAATAAGATAGTCAGACTACATAAATAACGTGTCTAAATAAGATATCAGGCTAGATTTTCTGGCTATCTAAATTTAGTCTGACACAGAGGCGTCAATCAGCTGATGACGAGTGAGTGTGTAAATGTCCAGGGATGATGGTCGATTCCGGGTGGAAGCTCTTTTAGGTGAATTTCTTAGAAATCAGAGAATAAGAAGACTATGCTTTTCTGTAGATTCATATTGACACTCGCCTCGCTATTCGCTTCCGCAGGCTGCTCCTTCATCATGGGCTCGCCGCCGGCAGCCTTGGCAACGAACCCGGAACCTCGCAAGATGATCAGTCCGGTGCTGATCTACACCACCGATTGCGATTTTAAAAAGAAGATCGAGAGTGTCGGTTTCATAGGTGCCAGAACAGCCTATCCTGCGACCTACGCTGCCGAATCAGTATGCAACGCATTGAATGCCGAACTGCCAGGTGCCATGGACGCAGCGGGAGTTAAGGCTGTATTCAAGTTGCGCAAGTTCGATCTCAAGACGGCCAGGCCGGAAACGATGAACAAGGATGCGTTGGCGGCAGGTGTCAAATATGTGGTTGCTGTGAGCGAGCCGCGCGCATTCGAGGGTTCTCAACAGTATCCTGCCAGTGTGTCGGTGGGTATCCGTCTGTATGACGCAGAGTCGGGCGAGTACCGTGGCATGGCCGAGGATACGTATGGGATCTCTCTGCGTGATTTTTCAAATCGTGGGCCGAATGCCGAGGGACAGCGGATTGCGGCGGATGTCGCGAATAAACTGGCGCGCTCCATGGTACAGCGGTGCGCCGAAAAGTACCCATACCAATGCCACAAGACCGGTCTGCTGCGTTTCGCGGAACCTCGCGATGCATTCGGGAAATAATGTATCAATTAGCAGGGCGTCGGACTAGTTTTTTTCAGCTGAAACCATAGTCTCCGCTTGATGCAAGCATCAAAATCTATCTTGCGCCGAGGTTCGTGAAGTGTCGAATTTTGTGTTTCGAATAGTGGTCCCTGTATTAGTGATTTCTGGCGGGCTCTCAGGTTGCTCAGCAACCAATCCTAATGTTCTCAATAGCTATGATGGGACCCAAAATTCACGCGTCCGTGTTTTTGTCTACACCGCCGACCGAATTCGCCTGGATTTTGATCGTACCTGCTACACCAGTCCTGGCCTGTTGGGGCATGGGGAAGGGTTGGAGACCATGCAGCGTAGCCATTATCAGGGTAGTCGCAGTGTTGGCATGCCTCCCACTTCAAGGCGTGGTGATGCTGTCTTCGATGAATTCATCATAAAGGCCGGCATTCCTTTGACCATATATGGTCAGGTCGGTGGTACGTATCATTCGCCGGGCGTCTCCATTTATAAGCACGAAACGCGTGACGCAGGCTATTTCACTCCGATAGCTGGCGCGAACTACGAGATATATGTGCGGGATCGCAAAGTAATCGTCGAAGAGCTAGGCGTAGACAGCGCCAACCGACTCATTGAACTCACTCCAACGAAGGCCTGTGCGGTCAACGGAAGTTAAGAACCGTAAAAAGGTGTCAGACAACATTTTCCGAATATGAAAGTGTCGTCTGACACCTTTTTTGGGGAAATAGAATATGGAATTTTCGATGAGGTTCGTTAATCAGTTTATGGAGTTTTCTTTCTTGCAAAAGGCGAGAAATTCTGCCGTGCAAGATTGGGGGGAAGATATTCCAATGACTGTGCTTTTTTCCATTCTTGGAAAAGGAATGGCGGAAAATTTTGCACAGCTTTCACCGTCTTCTCGGTCAAGAATATTTCATCTGATAGAGGAGGGAATTAATTCCCCTGATGATGAGCTTTGCACAGCAGTTGCCACGGGACTGTTGGAAGCTCTGGATAATTCTATTTCTGGCAATTTGGAAATTAAAAATAATGTTTATCTAGAGCTTGGGCCGAGCTCGAAGAAGTACTTGCTTGATTTTTCTCTTTGGCATGAGTCAGAAAAATAGGGTGTCAGGCTGAACTATCTCGGAATTCTGTTGGCGAAAAAATACCGTTACGCCCATCAAGAGATTAGGTGTAATCCGGGCGATACGTCGAACGTGTTTTGCGTTCAAAAGAATTGTCAGACTACATTTAGAATTAAGAAACTCCATGACCCGCCGTTATTAATCAGAGGAACTACAGCCAAGTTCCTGACCGATTGGGCTGCAAAGATCCTGAACAGGCCACGCTTGGTCTGCCATAAAGCAGCCCTTGCGAAGCAGCGACGGCCAACGCACATCATGGAGCAATACATGCGGAAGAAACTCCCCATACTGCGGGTCATCCGCCAGACCTTGGATTATCTAGGCGACCATGGCGGACGGCTGATCGGCGCATCGCCGCTATTGATCCTGATTCTGCTAGGTGGCGTGGTCTTGGGCATGTATCTGAACGACATGGCATATGTCGAGCAGAGCAAACTGCTGGAGCTGGCCGGATGGATGGTGAGTACCGCCGCCCCAGTCCTGGCGGCGGTGGCTTGGCATCGGTGCATCCTTCTAAACGAAACTCCTGCGCCTCGCCCCGTGGCAGGCAAGCCCGAACGCATGTATTTCATCGTACTGTTGGTGAGTGCCGCGTTAGCGTTCGTGGTTGCGCTTCTGGCCTACATCGTGATGCTGTTCTCCAAGGGGCCAGCCGGCCCGCATTGGCTTGGCATGGTGTTGGTGCTGTTGTTGATATTGTCGCCGTGCATTTTCCTGGGATATTTCTTTCTGGCGTTGCCGCACGCGGCCTTGACCGGCAGATTGGACCTGTCGCGGATTGCGGGGCTGGTGAAGGGCAACCGGTTACGCCTGCTGGCGGTGGCCATGTTGCCAGTGCCGCTATTGCTCTTGCTAGAGGCTGTCCGGATCTTTCTGCTACAGATGCCGCGGGCGCCAGGCGTGGCGTTTTATCTGTACACCGCCATTTCCACATTCGCCTTTACTTTGGTTTCCGTGACTTCGATGTCCGTCAGCTATCGGACGCTGGCTTTGACGCCCTCGGAAGAACGCGCGAATTCCTCGCTCGCAGCGTGTAGTGCGGATTGATTTTCAGGTGATTCGCCATGGATAGCGCGATGACCGATTGCCCATGGGAGAAGATTGATGGATTTTTCTCTCTAAACGAGTACGAGAGATTTCTGAAGTGGATTGTGGTACAGGTAGACGCAGGTTTGGCAGTCGAGGTTGCCGTGCAAAGCCGGTACCAGATTTTCGGTCTGGAAGAACGGTGGTTTCAGTGTGTTGCCTCGCGTGAACTGTGGCGATTGGTCGCTCCTGATGCTCCCTTTAGAGGTTGCTGGGAGGCATGTATAGACCTCGGCAGGTAGCACCAACCAAGGCGGCGGCCTGGAGTTGAATGGCCTTCTTGCGTTGCCTGAAGGGGCGGCAAGGTAGTCGGAGTGGCGCGACTGTCTTGTCAATGTCCGTTAGTCGGCATGATGTTGTATGCATGAAAACTAGTAAAACGGTGTTTATTTTTGGCGCCATTCGACCAAAAATAAAAAAATAAGAGCGCCATTAAGAATGGTCGTACCTAGCCGTTAGAAATAAGTAGATGGGGCGCAGCGTCTGGCTTCCATCTGGAACGGTAGGACGCAAAGATCCTGTCTCAATGCAGCGCTGCGGGGCGATGCATTGGGGAAACGCTGGACAGGTGAACCAATAAACAGCCATCCATCGGGCGGCCCAGCCAGGATCCTCTCCACGCAATGCGTTCATGTCCAAGGCTCTGGACGGGCGCGGCGCGGCTTGCGGCTGGCATAGCGGTATCGGACTGAAAAATCTTCGAATAAATAATATCCGGGCTGAGATAGCTACGATTCGTCGGCTGTCGGCAAGGTCAAGGAAGAATTCGAATAAAGAATGGACCTCACAAAAAGCAAGTGAGGCTGGCGGCCCGCGGGGGCTGCTTTGGTACTTGGTGCCATACGGGTTTGTTTTTGAAGTTCTGGAGGATCATGAAGTTCGTCAAAAAAATACCTTACGCGCTGAAGCGCGCCGTTTTTCGCGCGTCTCCGGCTCTTGCCAGAACCCTAGGCCTTGATTTCCGCTTGCGGGTGCCTAGCCGGATGTTCATGGAGCAAGAGGTCTTCAAGTATGTCAATCAGCAGTTCCGGCGCGCAACGACCGCTCCGGCGGCGAGGTGCTTGTTCATCGGCCTGGACAAGCACAATTGGCATTACGACCGGTTGCTGGACCTCGACTTTTATTCAATAGATTTGAATCCGCGCAATGCGGCCTACGGCCCGCCCGGCAGACACGTGGTAGGTTCGGCGACCGAATTGTCTTCGCACTATCCGCCGAACAGCTTCGATGTGGTTTTTGCGAATGGGCTGATCGGTTTCGGCCTGGATACCGAGGAAGCGTTCAATCAGTTGATGTTCGAATGCCATCACGTCTTGGCCAGCGACGGGATGCTGGTGCTTGGC
The sequence above is drawn from the Achromobacter xylosoxidans genome and encodes:
- a CDS encoding class I SAM-dependent methyltransferase — encoded protein: MKFVKKIPYALKRAVFRASPALARTLGLDFRLRVPSRMFMEQEVFKYVNQQFRRATTAPAARCLFIGLDKHNWHYDRLLDLDFYSIDLNPRNAAYGPPGRHVVGSATELSSHYPPNSFDVVFANGLIGFGLDTEEAFNQLMFECHHVLASDGMLVLGYNDKPDRLSFKVEQAAGFEVFKTFEPGITGMTGARHIVEDGFRHCYVFLRPRRLGHAAGQMDLVAAA